In Tripterygium wilfordii isolate XIE 37 chromosome 23, ASM1340144v1, whole genome shotgun sequence, one genomic interval encodes:
- the LOC119993192 gene encoding O-fucosyltransferase 27-like isoform X2, giving the protein MGVTVKGEGKGVMKSKMKCVGLIGLVLSAFSLFVHFLLARYTDEGIVEYQSSITIFSWRPTLESYDLNPLYRRLWGPVKHLEPLLPDANPRTYYPDPSSQTTGFIFVRIQGGFHEIRNAISDVVAVSRFLNATLVIPEILSTTSSKGISSQFKSFAYLYDMDQFMMALEKDVKMVKTLPKNLKGARRKKEIPVFRVPYSASPYYYLHHVLPVLNKHSVVELVVSDGGCLQATLPPHFEEYQRLRCRVAFHALQLRPEVQELAQRVLQRLRSPGRPYIAFDPGMARDALAYYGCAELFQDVHTELIQHKRSWMIKRGIVKGKLYVNSEEQRLNGSCPLMPEEVGIILRAYGYSRDAIIYVSGGEVFGGQRTLIPLRSMFENVIDRSSLTMGWELSRIYGREANLESYPKTPPSVVEDKKAVEWKFAGPRPRPLPPPPARPKTYNIEGWWGWVAESDNEPDSTVFELRTNAHKLLWEAIDYVVCVEADVFIPGFDRDGKGHPNFASLVMGHRLYESAASKTYRLNSHYRKELANLLEKNRDDLYHANHTWLTSIRRHLTRSLVNGLTEASGESKPLSFLSHPVPECSCLRRVSDEMSFNSSSLTHMQVQAALGVRNHCPAWMDRGLNSRSKDKETEEDLDEDDSLSSGLFFKPNHESIGEEMNKEEAHLDDQDEEGGE; this is encoded by the exons atgggggtCACAGTGAAAGGAGAAGGGAAGGGTGTGATGAAATCCAAAATGAAGTGTGTGGGTTTGATTGGGCTCGTTCTATCGGCATTTTCTCTGTTTGTGCACTTTTTGCTTGCGAGATACACTGATGAGGGCATTGTGGAGTATCAATCTTCAATCACAATCTTCTCCTGGAGACCAACCCTTGAATCTTATGACTTG AATCCATTGTATAGACGATTATGGGGCCCAGTGAAGCATCTTGAACCTTTACTTCCAGATGCAAATCCCAGAACATACTATCCTG ATCCCAGTTCACAAACAACTGGGTTTATCTTTGTCAGGATACAAGGAGGTTTCCATGAGATCAGGAACGCT ATAAGTGATGTTGTTGCGGTTTCTCGTTTTCTAAATGCAACCTTAGTTATTCCTGAGATTCTATCGACTACTAGCAGCAAAGGAATAAG CTCGCAATTCAAGAGTTTTGCCTATCTCTATGACATGGACCAATTCATGATGGCACTAGAAAAAGATGTCAAGATGGTAAAAACCCTTCCAAAAAACCTTAAAGGTGCaaggagaaagaaggagatCCCAGTTTTTAGAGTTCCGTACTCCGCTTCACCTTATTATTATTTGCACCATGTTCTGCCAGTATTGAACAAGCATTCAGTTGTTGAACTAGTTGTTTCGGATGGTGGATGCTTGCAG GCCACCCTTCCTCCTCATTTTGAGGAGTACCAAAGGCTAAGATGTAGGGTTGCTTTCCACGCCTTACAGTTACGACCGGAGGTCCAGGAACTTGCTCAGAGAGTCCTTCAGAG ATTACGATCTCCTGGCCGCCCATATATAGCTTTTGATCCTGGGATGGCTCGAGATGCTTTGGCATATTATGGTTGTGCTGAACTTTTTCAG GATGTGCACACTGAACTCATTCAGCACAAGCGATCTTGGATGATAAAACGTGGCATTGTAAAGGGAAAGCTATATGTCAATTCAGAGGAACAACGCCTTAATGGCTCTTGTCCATTAATGCCGGAAGAG gtTGGAATTATTCTTCGTGCATATGGATACTCAAGGGACGCAATAATATATGTATCTGGTGGCGAAGTTTTTGGCGGCCAAAGAACACTAATTCCTCTTCGTTCGATGTTTGAGAATGTTATTGATAGATCTTCTCTCACCATGGGTTGGGAGCTCAGTAGAATTTATGGTCGTGAGGCTAACCTTGAAAGCTATCCAAAAACCCCTCCTTCTGTTGTGGAAGATAAGAAGGCTGTAGAATGGAAATTTGCAGGTCCACGGCCTCGCCCCCTTCCACCGCCTCCTGCACGTCCCAAAACATACAACATTGAAGGTTGGTGGGGTTGGGTTGCAGAGAGTGACAATGAGCCTGATAGTACAGTGTTTGAGTTGAGGACTAACGCCCATAAATTACTATGGGAAGCAATTGATTATGTAGTCTGTGTTGAAGCCGATGTATTCATCCCTGGATTTGACCGTGATGGCAAGGGACATCCAAATTTTGCAAGTTTGGTAATGGGGCACAGGCTTTATGAGTCGGCTGCATCTAAAACATACAGACTAAACAG TCACTACAGGAAAGAGCTGGCAAATCTTTTAGAAAAAAATCGTGACGACTTGTACCATGCAAACCATACATGGTTGACCTCAATACGTCGGCATCTGACAAGAAGTTTAGTTAATGGATTAACAGAAGCATCCGGTGAATCAAAGCCATTATCTTTTCTCTCACACCCAGTCCCTGAATGTTCCTGCTTGAGGCGTGTTTCTGATGAAATGTCATTTAATTCTTCAAGTCTGACTCACATGCAAGTTCAGGCTGCCCTTGGGGTTAGGAACCATTGCCCTGCTTGGATGGACCGTGGATTGAACTCACGCTCAAAAGACAAGGAGACTGAAGAGGATCTCGATGAAGATGATTCATTATCATCCGGGTTATTCTTTAAGCCTAATCATGAAAGCATAGGTGAAGAAATGAATAAAGAGGAAGCTCATCTGGATGACCAAGATGAAGAGGGTGGAGAATGA
- the LOC119993192 gene encoding O-fucosyltransferase 27-like isoform X1, which produces MGVTVKGEGKGVMKSKMKCVGLIGLVLSAFSLFVHFLLARYTDEGIVEYQSSITIFSWRPTLESYDLARTNPLYRRLWGPVKHLEPLLPDANPRTYYPDPSSQTTGFIFVRIQGGFHEIRNAISDVVAVSRFLNATLVIPEILSTTSSKGISSQFKSFAYLYDMDQFMMALEKDVKMVKTLPKNLKGARRKKEIPVFRVPYSASPYYYLHHVLPVLNKHSVVELVVSDGGCLQATLPPHFEEYQRLRCRVAFHALQLRPEVQELAQRVLQRLRSPGRPYIAFDPGMARDALAYYGCAELFQDVHTELIQHKRSWMIKRGIVKGKLYVNSEEQRLNGSCPLMPEEVGIILRAYGYSRDAIIYVSGGEVFGGQRTLIPLRSMFENVIDRSSLTMGWELSRIYGREANLESYPKTPPSVVEDKKAVEWKFAGPRPRPLPPPPARPKTYNIEGWWGWVAESDNEPDSTVFELRTNAHKLLWEAIDYVVCVEADVFIPGFDRDGKGHPNFASLVMGHRLYESAASKTYRLNSHYRKELANLLEKNRDDLYHANHTWLTSIRRHLTRSLVNGLTEASGESKPLSFLSHPVPECSCLRRVSDEMSFNSSSLTHMQVQAALGVRNHCPAWMDRGLNSRSKDKETEEDLDEDDSLSSGLFFKPNHESIGEEMNKEEAHLDDQDEEGGE; this is translated from the exons atgggggtCACAGTGAAAGGAGAAGGGAAGGGTGTGATGAAATCCAAAATGAAGTGTGTGGGTTTGATTGGGCTCGTTCTATCGGCATTTTCTCTGTTTGTGCACTTTTTGCTTGCGAGATACACTGATGAGGGCATTGTGGAGTATCAATCTTCAATCACAATCTTCTCCTGGAGACCAACCCTTGAATCTTATGACTTGGCAAGAACT AATCCATTGTATAGACGATTATGGGGCCCAGTGAAGCATCTTGAACCTTTACTTCCAGATGCAAATCCCAGAACATACTATCCTG ATCCCAGTTCACAAACAACTGGGTTTATCTTTGTCAGGATACAAGGAGGTTTCCATGAGATCAGGAACGCT ATAAGTGATGTTGTTGCGGTTTCTCGTTTTCTAAATGCAACCTTAGTTATTCCTGAGATTCTATCGACTACTAGCAGCAAAGGAATAAG CTCGCAATTCAAGAGTTTTGCCTATCTCTATGACATGGACCAATTCATGATGGCACTAGAAAAAGATGTCAAGATGGTAAAAACCCTTCCAAAAAACCTTAAAGGTGCaaggagaaagaaggagatCCCAGTTTTTAGAGTTCCGTACTCCGCTTCACCTTATTATTATTTGCACCATGTTCTGCCAGTATTGAACAAGCATTCAGTTGTTGAACTAGTTGTTTCGGATGGTGGATGCTTGCAG GCCACCCTTCCTCCTCATTTTGAGGAGTACCAAAGGCTAAGATGTAGGGTTGCTTTCCACGCCTTACAGTTACGACCGGAGGTCCAGGAACTTGCTCAGAGAGTCCTTCAGAG ATTACGATCTCCTGGCCGCCCATATATAGCTTTTGATCCTGGGATGGCTCGAGATGCTTTGGCATATTATGGTTGTGCTGAACTTTTTCAG GATGTGCACACTGAACTCATTCAGCACAAGCGATCTTGGATGATAAAACGTGGCATTGTAAAGGGAAAGCTATATGTCAATTCAGAGGAACAACGCCTTAATGGCTCTTGTCCATTAATGCCGGAAGAG gtTGGAATTATTCTTCGTGCATATGGATACTCAAGGGACGCAATAATATATGTATCTGGTGGCGAAGTTTTTGGCGGCCAAAGAACACTAATTCCTCTTCGTTCGATGTTTGAGAATGTTATTGATAGATCTTCTCTCACCATGGGTTGGGAGCTCAGTAGAATTTATGGTCGTGAGGCTAACCTTGAAAGCTATCCAAAAACCCCTCCTTCTGTTGTGGAAGATAAGAAGGCTGTAGAATGGAAATTTGCAGGTCCACGGCCTCGCCCCCTTCCACCGCCTCCTGCACGTCCCAAAACATACAACATTGAAGGTTGGTGGGGTTGGGTTGCAGAGAGTGACAATGAGCCTGATAGTACAGTGTTTGAGTTGAGGACTAACGCCCATAAATTACTATGGGAAGCAATTGATTATGTAGTCTGTGTTGAAGCCGATGTATTCATCCCTGGATTTGACCGTGATGGCAAGGGACATCCAAATTTTGCAAGTTTGGTAATGGGGCACAGGCTTTATGAGTCGGCTGCATCTAAAACATACAGACTAAACAG TCACTACAGGAAAGAGCTGGCAAATCTTTTAGAAAAAAATCGTGACGACTTGTACCATGCAAACCATACATGGTTGACCTCAATACGTCGGCATCTGACAAGAAGTTTAGTTAATGGATTAACAGAAGCATCCGGTGAATCAAAGCCATTATCTTTTCTCTCACACCCAGTCCCTGAATGTTCCTGCTTGAGGCGTGTTTCTGATGAAATGTCATTTAATTCTTCAAGTCTGACTCACATGCAAGTTCAGGCTGCCCTTGGGGTTAGGAACCATTGCCCTGCTTGGATGGACCGTGGATTGAACTCACGCTCAAAAGACAAGGAGACTGAAGAGGATCTCGATGAAGATGATTCATTATCATCCGGGTTATTCTTTAAGCCTAATCATGAAAGCATAGGTGAAGAAATGAATAAAGAGGAAGCTCATCTGGATGACCAAGATGAAGAGGGTGGAGAATGA
- the LOC119993193 gene encoding 39S ribosomal protein L47, mitochondrial-like, whose protein sequence is MFMTRFVGRMLLAAKSENSAASTAAASTATLIRNPLEELFEKDRGPEDEKPVYGRSWKATELRLKSWDDLHKLWYVLLKEKNMLMTQRQMLHAQNLRFPNPERIPKVRKSMCRIKHVLTERAIDEPDPRRSADMKRMINAL, encoded by the coding sequence ATGTTTATGACAAGATTTGTTGGGAGGATGCTCTTAGCTGCAAAGTCTGAAAATTCTGCAGCCTCCACAGCTGCTGCTTCTACAGCAACATTAATAAGAAACCCCCTCGAGGAGTTGTTTGAGAAAGATAGGGGTCCTGAAGATGAAAAACCTGTTTATGGTCGAAGTTGGAAGGCAACAGAGCTTCGACTAAAGTCTTGGGATGATCTTCACAAGCTTTGGTATGTTCTGTTGAAGGAGAAGAACATGTTGATGACTCAGAGGCAGATGCTTCATGCACAGAACCTTAGATTCCCTAATCCGGAGCGCATTCCCAAGGTAAGGAAGTCCATGTGCCGCATCAAGCATGTTCTTACTGAGAGAGCAATTGATGAGCCAGATCCCAGGAGGTCTGCTGATATGAAGAGGATGATAAATGCATTATGA